The following are from one region of the uncultured Hyphomonas sp. genome:
- a CDS encoding flagellar hook-basal body complex protein produces MPNAVYAMLGRQQGLMQEMQVVANNLANSSTTGYKSDRALFGEFLVATGAQSSSLSMGGLAGHSFAMSQGALKMTGGEMDLAIQGDGFFLVNTDQGQRLTRAGHFQLSTDGQLVDMNGSAVLSAAGAPISIPQDASEIRVAADGTVTVSSGDGLPPQEVGQVGVVTVDQEATLVRDSNSYFSAPDGHRPAENNEIVQGALEQSNVSPVLEVARMIEVQRAYEAGQALFEREDQRVSQIISAIRNG; encoded by the coding sequence ATGCCGAACGCCGTATACGCAATGCTCGGCCGTCAGCAGGGTCTGATGCAGGAAATGCAGGTTGTCGCGAACAACCTCGCGAACTCCAGCACGACCGGGTACAAATCCGACCGCGCTCTTTTCGGAGAGTTCCTTGTCGCGACCGGGGCGCAGTCGTCATCGCTCTCCATGGGCGGACTTGCCGGCCATAGTTTTGCGATGTCGCAAGGGGCGCTGAAGATGACCGGGGGGGAAATGGACCTCGCCATTCAGGGCGACGGGTTCTTCCTGGTCAATACAGACCAAGGACAGCGCCTGACCCGTGCGGGGCATTTCCAGCTGTCCACTGACGGGCAATTGGTTGATATGAACGGCAGCGCGGTTTTGAGCGCTGCAGGGGCGCCGATCAGTATTCCACAGGATGCGAGCGAGATCCGCGTGGCTGCGGACGGCACAGTGACCGTCAGTTCGGGGGATGGCCTGCCACCGCAAGAGGTTGGTCAGGTCGGTGTGGTCACCGTCGACCAGGAAGCGACGCTTGTACGCGATTCGAACTCATATTTTTCAGCGCCAGACGGTCACAGGCCGGCGGAAAACAATGAGATCGTTCAAGGTGCATTGGAGCAGTCCAATGTCTCGCCGGTTCTGGAGGTTGCGCGCATGATTGAAGTGCAGCGCGCCTACGAAGCCGGTCAGGCTCTGTTCGAGCGCGAGGATCAGCGCGTGAGCCAGATCATCAGTGCAATTCGCAACGGATAA